A window from Ignavibacteriota bacterium encodes these proteins:
- a CDS encoding spore maturation protein has product MLNYVWLALLMLGIGVALTTDIIEKSENKYQNNVKLSSQIILEDSSGNYKSGKTQVKIIIPKEKFNSFYKTESQTDIEQEASLTFSDEKKSGLIFIKVDENTPEFWKKMAKISGKDDDLTGEIFIGNKINSKTFSADLVLENISFAKMKEVTNSALDYAGIAVDIALGLIGIMTLWLGVMKVAEEAGLIKIIANVMKPITKFLFPSVPQDHPAMGAMIMNMAANMLGLGNAATPFGLKAMEELDKLNPNKGVATDAMCTFLAVNTAGLTLIPATAIAVRAASGSSDPAIIIGTSVFGASCATIAGITSAKILEKFPLKDGGISGLLKSSKKSITIFSLALILIFVLAISGLATTVMSYLSFLNPELFKTIIQIISILAIPMLIFIFIGYGAIKKVKIYEMFIEGAKEGFNVAIRIIPYLVAMLVAIGIFRAGGAMEMLIYILTPITNLIGMPAEALPMALMRPLSGSGSLGVMAEIIATHGPDSMIGILVSTFFGSSETTFYVIAVYFGAVNIRKIRHALAAGLIADIAGVIGAIFIVRLLFG; this is encoded by the coding sequence ATGCTAAATTATGTTTGGCTTGCTTTATTAATGTTGGGAATTGGTGTTGCATTAACAACGGACATAATTGAAAAATCCGAAAACAAGTATCAGAATAATGTAAAATTATCTTCACAAATAATTTTGGAAGATTCATCCGGAAATTATAAATCTGGAAAAACTCAAGTTAAAATTATAATTCCAAAAGAAAAATTTAATTCATTCTATAAGACTGAAAGTCAAACTGATATTGAACAAGAAGCTTCATTGACTTTCTCCGATGAAAAAAAATCTGGCTTAATATTTATAAAAGTTGATGAAAACACTCCGGAGTTTTGGAAAAAGATGGCAAAAATATCCGGGAAAGATGATGATTTAACGGGAGAAATATTTATTGGAAATAAAATAAATTCCAAAACATTTTCAGCAGATTTAGTTTTAGAAAATATATCGTTTGCAAAAATGAAGGAAGTAACAAATTCAGCTTTGGATTATGCTGGAATTGCTGTTGATATTGCTTTAGGATTAATTGGAATTATGACTTTATGGCTTGGTGTTATGAAAGTTGCAGAAGAAGCTGGGCTAATAAAAATTATTGCAAACGTTATGAAACCAATTACAAAATTTCTATTTCCTTCAGTGCCTCAAGATCATCCAGCAATGGGTGCAATGATAATGAATATGGCTGCAAATATGCTCGGACTTGGAAATGCAGCAACCCCATTTGGGTTAAAAGCAATGGAAGAACTTGACAAATTAAATCCGAATAAAGGTGTTGCCACAGATGCAATGTGTACATTTTTAGCTGTAAATACAGCCGGGTTAACTCTAATTCCCGCAACAGCAATTGCGGTTAGAGCAGCTTCTGGAAGCAGCGATCCGGCGATTATTATCGGGACTTCAGTATTTGGTGCATCTTGCGCAACAATTGCGGGAATTACATCCGCAAAAATTTTAGAAAAATTTCCACTTAAAGATGGTGGAATTTCCGGTTTACTAAAATCAAGTAAAAAGAGTATAACAATTTTTTCTTTAGCACTAATTTTAATTTTTGTTTTAGCTATTTCTGGTTTAGCAACTACAGTTATGAGCTATTTAAGTTTTCTAAATCCGGAGTTATTCAAAACAATTATTCAAATTATTTCCATTCTTGCAATTCCTATGTTGATTTTTATTTTTATTGGTTATGGTGCAATTAAAAAAGTTAAAATTTATGAAATGTTTATTGAAGGGGCTAAAGAAGGATTTAATGTTGCAATCAGAATAATTCCTTATTTAGTTGCAATGCTTGTTGCAATTGGAATTTTTAGAGCCGGTGGAGCAATGGAAATGTTGATTTACATTTTAACTCCAATTACAAATTTAATTGGAATGCCGGCTGAAGCATTGCCAATGGCTTTAATGCGCCCTCTTTCCGGTTCCGGTTCTTTAGGTGTTATGGCTGAAATTATTGCTACTCATGGTCCGGATTCAATGATTGGAATTTTAGTTTCAACATTTTTCGGAAGCTCCGAAACTACATTTTATGTAATTGCAGTTTACTTTGGAGCAGTAAATATTAGAAAAATTCGTCACGCACTTGCTGCCGGTTTAATTGCAGATATTGCCGGAGTTATTGGTGCAATATTTATAGTAAGATTATTATTTGGATAA
- a CDS encoding D-glycerate dehydrogenase codes for MKVVTTKKLPSIAKELLLKNNIIVKEFSSNRNLTRTELIKFCKDADGIISVLSDKFDQEIIDQLPKCKIIANYAVGFNNIDICYAKQKGIVVTNTPDVLTDATAEIAVSLILTCSRKIIEAENFVRMKKFKGWEPQLFLGIQLTGKMVGIVGAGRIGQATAKRMKSFGCEILYYSKNKKLDFEKELNANKVSLEKLLKESDIISIHLPLNSETKNLLSKDKLDLLKPTAIVINTARGEIIDEKYLIYLLKNKKIFSAGFDVYENEPKLNKFLFKLNNVVLLPHIGSATLETRNKMAELAANNIINVFNGKNALTPVG; via the coding sequence ATGAAAGTTGTAACCACAAAAAAACTTCCTTCAATTGCAAAAGAATTGCTATTAAAAAATAATATTATTGTTAAGGAATTTTCTTCAAATAGAAATTTAACTCGAACTGAATTAATAAAATTTTGCAAAGATGCAGATGGAATAATTTCGGTTCTTTCCGATAAGTTTGATCAAGAAATTATTGATCAATTGCCAAAATGTAAAATTATTGCAAACTACGCCGTTGGCTTTAATAATATTGATATTTGTTATGCTAAACAAAAGGGAATTGTTGTTACAAACACTCCGGATGTTTTAACCGATGCTACGGCAGAAATTGCAGTTTCATTAATTCTAACTTGCTCAAGGAAAATAATTGAAGCAGAAAATTTTGTTCGAATGAAAAAATTTAAAGGGTGGGAACCACAACTTTTTCTTGGAATTCAACTTACCGGAAAAATGGTAGGAATTGTAGGTGCGGGAAGAATTGGACAAGCTACTGCAAAACGAATGAAATCTTTCGGCTGTGAAATTTTATATTATTCAAAAAATAAAAAATTGGATTTTGAGAAAGAGTTAAACGCAAATAAAGTTTCACTTGAAAAATTGTTGAAAGAATCGGATATAATCTCAATTCACCTTCCGTTAAATTCCGAAACAAAAAATTTACTGAGTAAAGATAAATTAGATTTACTAAAGCCTACTGCAATAGTTATAAATACTGCTCGTGGTGAAATTATTGATGAGAAATATTTGATTTATTTATTGAAAAATAAAAAAATATTTTCAGCTGGTTTTGATGTTTACGAAAATGAACCAAAATTAAATAAATTTCTTTTCAAATTAAATAATGTTGTACTACTTCCTCATATTGGCAGCGCAACTTTGGAAACAAGAAATAAAATGGCAGAGCTTGCTGCAAATAACATTATAAATGTTTTTAATGGAAAAAATGCTTTAACACCGGTTGGATAA
- a CDS encoding alanine dehydrogenase yields MRIGIPKETLREEKRVAIAPAGVDALVKAGHSIFIETQAGIGSHFTDQDYVNVGAAIVYSPEEVFQRAELIAKVTPLTDEVANLIQENQIIFSFLHLSVGKKNIMEKLIEKKAVAISYELIEKNDQLPVLQTISEIAGQLAIQIGSKYLKSDVPSGRGILLGGIPGVAPAAVVILGAGVVGFNAARTAYSLGAQVIVLDTDLRRLRRIENSVSKNITTVVANPLTIARGIKFADLFIGAVQIKGEKSPNIITEEMVKSMKKGSVIVDVSIDQGGCVETSYPTTLSDPIFIKHDVIHYCVPNIPALVARTASYGLTNASLEYIMNIADNGLSNALLGDLGLSRGVCTYMGTCTNEVIAETFDLEYRRLHIFSTN; encoded by the coding sequence ATGAGAATCGGAATTCCAAAAGAAACATTAAGAGAAGAAAAAAGAGTTGCCATTGCTCCAGCCGGAGTTGATGCATTAGTAAAAGCGGGACATTCAATTTTTATTGAAACTCAAGCCGGAATTGGGAGTCATTTTACTGATCAAGATTATGTTAATGTTGGGGCAGCTATCGTTTACAGTCCAGAAGAAGTTTTTCAGCGTGCGGAACTAATTGCAAAAGTTACACCGCTAACTGACGAAGTAGCAAATTTAATTCAAGAAAATCAAATAATATTTTCTTTTTTGCATTTATCTGTCGGTAAAAAAAATATTATGGAAAAATTGATTGAAAAAAAAGCTGTTGCAATTAGTTATGAATTAATTGAAAAAAATGATCAACTGCCGGTATTACAAACAATTAGTGAAATTGCCGGTCAGCTTGCAATTCAAATTGGAAGTAAATATTTAAAGAGTGATGTACCATCCGGAAGAGGAATTTTATTAGGAGGAATTCCTGGTGTTGCACCTGCTGCAGTTGTAATTCTTGGCGCTGGCGTTGTTGGATTTAATGCCGCCCGAACTGCATATTCATTAGGTGCACAAGTAATTGTTTTGGATACAGATTTGCGAAGATTAAGAAGAATTGAAAATTCAGTTTCAAAAAATATTACCACAGTTGTTGCAAATCCTTTAACAATTGCTAGAGGAATTAAATTTGCCGATTTATTTATCGGTGCAGTTCAAATTAAAGGTGAAAAATCTCCAAATATAATTACTGAAGAAATGGTAAAGTCAATGAAAAAAGGTTCAGTAATTGTTGATGTTTCAATTGATCAAGGAGGTTGTGTTGAAACGAGTTACCCAACTACTTTATCAGATCCAATTTTTATCAAACACGATGTAATTCATTATTGTGTTCCAAATATTCCCGCACTTGTTGCTAGAACTGCAAGTTATGGTTTAACAAATGCTTCTCTTGAATACATTATGAACATTGCCGATAATGGCTTATCTAACGCCTTATTAGGAGATTTGGGATTATCAAGAGGTGTTTGCACATATATGGGAACTTGCACTAATGAAGTTATTGCAGAAACATTTGATCTTGAATATCGTAGGCTTCATATTTTTTCAACGAATTAA
- a CDS encoding acetyl-CoA hydrolase/transferase family protein, with the protein MTSEILNRTQKVTWREKYKSKVFSSDDALKVVKSGDKIVIQPGCAAPMELIKALVRKKDELSDVLLYHILIVGDLPYLAPGMEKHFTHKAFFIGGNARKSVNEGRAEFIPIFLSEVTMLFKRGVIVPDIALINVSPPDEHGFCSYGIDVGNIKTPAEKARIVIAQINDQMPRGLGNSFIHLNKIDFIVEQSEPLMELPQVDPNTSQNMLASYDKIGQYIAGMIEDGSTLQMGIGAIPDSVMKNLKNHKDLGIHTEMFSDGIIDLVESGVINGEKKTLHPGKIIAGFVLGTKRSFNFIDNNPIFEFHPQEYINNPFIIAQNNKMVAINSALEIDLTGQVCSDSIGTKFYSGIGGQVDFIRGAAHSEGGKPIIALPSTTKDEKISRIVPILKPGAGVVTSRGDVHFVVTEYGVANLFGKSIQERVKALIKIAHPKFRDELTKFAKETYYI; encoded by the coding sequence ATGACATCAGAAATATTAAATAGAACACAAAAAGTTACTTGGCGAGAAAAATATAAGTCAAAAGTTTTTTCTTCAGATGATGCGCTTAAAGTTGTAAAATCCGGTGATAAAATTGTAATTCAACCCGGCTGCGCAGCGCCGATGGAACTTATAAAAGCCTTAGTTAGAAAAAAAGATGAACTTAGCGATGTATTATTATATCATATTTTAATTGTTGGCGATCTTCCTTACTTAGCTCCGGGAATGGAAAAACATTTTACTCATAAAGCTTTTTTCATTGGCGGAAATGCAAGAAAATCAGTAAACGAAGGAAGAGCAGAATTTATTCCAATTTTTCTTTCAGAAGTTACAATGTTGTTTAAACGTGGAGTAATTGTTCCGGATATTGCTTTAATAAATGTTTCTCCGCCTGATGAACATGGATTTTGCAGTTATGGAATTGATGTTGGAAATATTAAAACTCCCGCTGAAAAAGCAAGAATAGTAATTGCACAAATTAATGATCAAATGCCGCGCGGTTTAGGAAATAGTTTTATTCATTTAAACAAAATTGATTTTATTGTTGAACAAAGTGAACCATTAATGGAACTTCCACAAGTTGATCCAAATACTTCACAAAATATGTTGGCAAGTTATGATAAAATTGGTCAGTATATTGCTGGAATGATTGAAGATGGATCAACGCTTCAAATGGGAATTGGTGCAATTCCGGATTCTGTAATGAAGAATTTAAAAAATCATAAAGATTTAGGGATTCATACGGAAATGTTCAGCGATGGAATTATTGATTTGGTTGAATCCGGTGTAATTAATGGTGAGAAAAAAACTTTACATCCTGGGAAAATAATTGCCGGCTTTGTTCTCGGCACAAAAAGATCATTTAATTTTATAGATAATAATCCAATATTTGAATTTCATCCACAAGAATATATTAATAATCCATTTATAATTGCTCAGAATAATAAAATGGTTGCAATTAATTCTGCATTGGAAATTGATTTAACCGGTCAAGTTTGTTCAGATTCAATTGGAACAAAATTTTATAGCGGCATTGGCGGACAAGTTGATTTTATTAGAGGTGCGGCTCATTCAGAAGGAGGAAAACCAATTATTGCACTTCCATCAACTACTAAGGATGAAAAAATTTCTCGAATTGTACCAATTTTAAAACCGGGGGCGGGGGTAGTTACATCAAGAGGTGACGTTCATTTTGTTGTAACCGAGTACGGGGTTGCAAATCTTTTTGGTAAAAGCATTCAAGAACGCGTAAAAGCGTTAATAAAAATTGCTCACCCAAAATTTAGAGATGAACTAACTAAATTTGCTAAAGAAACATATTATATTTAG
- a CDS encoding metallophosphoesterase, protein MIAVIGDIHGCYYTLKELYSKIKNLYPSAEIFSVGDLLDRGHYCLESVEFVKENGIKFTPGNHDLMFTHFFKSPGSIFARTWIHNDNGETLAAYEFEPDKIWDHIEFIEQQPYWYNHEDAFITHAGFSSFYKKFLKTGYKKDLNLLGEIIDHEIESDHGVMWNRDKLLDLGKLQIVGHTHNLEAKIDKSAHALYIDTGAFRGNKLSAAIVEHSKIIEILSVNTVPKDIHKI, encoded by the coding sequence ATGATTGCAGTAATTGGCGATATCCACGGATGTTATTACACCCTAAAAGAATTGTATTCAAAAATTAAAAATTTATATCCTTCCGCAGAAATTTTTTCTGTTGGTGATTTATTAGACCGCGGACATTATTGTTTGGAATCAGTTGAATTTGTTAAAGAAAACGGAATAAAATTTACACCAGGTAATCATGATTTAATGTTTACGCATTTCTTTAAATCACCCGGAAGTATTTTTGCAAGAACATGGATTCATAATGATAATGGTGAAACTTTAGCTGCTTATGAGTTTGAACCGGATAAAATTTGGGATCATATTGAATTTATTGAGCAACAACCGTATTGGTATAATCATGAAGATGCGTTTATAACACATGCTGGTTTTTCATCATTTTATAAAAAATTTCTTAAAACCGGCTATAAAAAAGATTTAAACTTACTTGGTGAAATTATCGATCATGAAATTGAATCAGATCATGGAGTAATGTGGAATAGGGATAAACTTTTGGATTTAGGTAAACTTCAAATTGTGGGACATACCCATAATCTAGAAGCAAAAATTGATAAATCCGCGCATGCACTATACATAGATACTGGAGCTTTTAGAGGAAATAAATTAAGTGCGGCAATCGTTGAGCACAGCAAAATTATTGAGATTTTATCCGTTAATACTGTTCCAAAAGATATTCATAAAATATAG